The following proteins come from a genomic window of Rutidosis leptorrhynchoides isolate AG116_Rl617_1_P2 chromosome 10, CSIRO_AGI_Rlap_v1, whole genome shotgun sequence:
- the LOC139871062 gene encoding bidirectional sugar transporter SWEET16-like, whose amino-acid sequence MVRPGFVIGILGNIISILSFTSPIAQFRHIVKEKSTENYNGTPYVATLLSCSMWILYGLLDPDDGFLIVTVNAAGVTMQAFYLIIFFIYSSKEKRVKYFGFVILDIVFFGMIVAFTIVAFKEGSRRTFTGVLCATFTTMMYVAPLAALRTTIKTKSVEYMPILLVFFLFLNGCVWFTFALLVTDIFVTVPNALGILLGAIQFCVYLMYRNSTPVVIELEADSFEKQTESRGIDFQRITVEDNDGSSKKRTLSRLDAFPIIRSPSLSPNQSNSVEKYEDDLENGGVN is encoded by the exons ATGGTTAGACCCGGCTTTGTTATTGGTATTTTAG GAAACATCATCTCTATATTAAGTTTCACTTCTCCAAT AGCCCAATTTAGGCATATTGTGAAGGAAAAATCTACCGAAAACTATAACGGAACACCATATGTTGCAACACTGTTGAGCTGTTCTATGTGGATCTTGTACGGATTACTTGACCCCGACGACGGATTCCTTATAGTCACGGTTAACGCAGCTGGTGTGACTATGCAAGCTTTCTAtcttattatattttttatatactcTTCTAAGGAGAAAAGG GTTAAGTATTTCGGGTTTGTGATATTGGACATTGTGTTTTTTGGAATGATTGTGGCTTTTACAATTGTTGCGTTTAAAGAAGGGTCGCGACGTACGTTTACAGGAGTTTTGTGTGCAACTTTTACAACAATGATGTATGTTGCACCTCTTGCTGCACTG CGAACAACAATAAAGACGAAGAGCGTGGAGTATATGCCTATTCTCCTTGTGTTTTTTCTGTTTCTCAATGGATGCGTTTGGTTTACTTTCGCGTTGTTGGTTACAGATATCTTTGTTACC GTGCCAAATGCATTAGGGATATTACTAGGAGCTATACAGTTTTGTGTGTATTTGATGTACAGAAACTCGACGCCTGTGGTGATCGAGTTGGAAGCGGATTCTTTTGAAAAGCAAACCGAAAGTAGAGGCATTGATTTTCAAAGAATAACTGTGGAAGATAATGATGGAAGTTCTAAAAAACGTACCCTGAGTCGACTAGATGCGTTCCCGATCATAAGGTCACCATCTCTTAGCCCGAATCAATCAAACTCTGTTGAAAAATATGAAGATGATCTTGAAAATGGTGGTGTAAATTAG